One Rhododendron vialii isolate Sample 1 chromosome 2a, ASM3025357v1 genomic region harbors:
- the LOC131315552 gene encoding helicase and polymerase-containing protein TEBICHI isoform X4 yields MASGSPRTRIDQFFASKKKKKSLSSSLKPGRGDKDPKATLEASPSAKGSLDSYVVTSQDDNCSDIPLCRAHVSSDREGLVKRSLTLEISSLTSYGNGNVSLSAPYQPQNSEAYGKDQKEGSHVTSCVGDISDRALVNSESAVGAGNSELKQFATDFLSLYCSERPPSLSTPLEPKVSAHKRQGSPSLLVVEDKSSKKRHCIVDGNESQAKIEATCYDEKDEELVEYGVIPECGEAFIKGSRGMNVDTHMVEIHSSLRKCNTTLAASLYNTECDTPGLTTRACGTPKSTRGSSIFSPGEAFWNEAIEVADGFLVTNDGILVPVAGELSIAKKRSDIKDTKILGSVGGDDASNKILDEGASRVLGVEMNASMRSAGKHGNSLDEEASPLPVKHFSFEDKNMDEETLYSSSADNNNALMHKQGKQQVQELPLVSDAAKQKVGTLRRDHESITSSTPYIGKRNLLPNSQNNEDSTPSSSVLLKNHLDLRHWLPSEICSTYVKKGISQLYSWQVDCLQVDGVLERRNLVYCASTSAGKSFVAEILMLRRVLSTGKMALLVLPYVSICAEKAEHLEALLEPLGKHVRSYYGNQGGGTLPKDTSVSVCTIEKANSLINRLLEEGRLSEVGIIVIDELHMVGDQSRGYLLELMLTKLRYAAGEGNGESSSGESSGMSSGKNDPAHGLQIIGMSATLPNVSAVADWLQASLYQTDFRPVPLEEYIKVGNTIYDKKMDVVRTISKTSDLSGKDPDHIVELCNEVVQEGNSVLIFCSSRKGCESTARHVAKFLRKFPASAHDDKNESIDVTSAIDSLGRSPAGLDPILEETLPFGVAYHHAGLTVEERETVETCYRRGLVRVLTATSTLAAGVNLPARRVIFRQPRIGREFIDGTRYRQMAGRAGRTGIDTKGESVLICKPEEVKRIIKIVNDSCPPLHSCLSDDKNGMTHAILEVVAGGIVQTASDIHRYVRCTLLNSTKPFEDVVKSAQDSLKWLCHRKFLEWNEDTKLYSTTPLGRASFGSSLCPEESLIVLDDLSRAREGFVLASDLHLVYLVTPTNVEVEPDWELYYERFMELSALDQSVGNRVGVVEPFLMRMAHHGPMRTANRSRDNTKGLMGRVGMTNHNMLSDEQTLRMCKRFYVALILSRLVQEIPVAEVCEAFKVARGMVQALQENAGRFASMVSVFCERLGWHDLEGLVSKFQNRVSFGVRAEIVELTSIPFVKGSRARALYKAGLRTPQAIAEASVSELVKALFEYSSWTAQENSAQRRIQLSVAKKIKNGARKIVLDKAEEARVAAFSAFKSLGLDVPEFSRPLSLKVAGDAIRKEATTSSGEDSTGSFVVGVGVQHTKHSSKLIRDGSENLDKLKLEVGQEKSTKAFDVPLGISDEAKSAAIMQTNFGAENPAAVEGPVILDEKNTTVNHIGNVVTSSSGPLLITGNENRTFDEYHERVGQERHDRENACFVSKENASSDKGPVSAVNISGGFDSFLDLWDTAQEFYFDIHFSKRPKGNSSVPFEIHGIAICWENSPVYYVNLPKDLFWFKRRNDTLSMTISGDGDGGDVLAPKHRFELAMQRWNRIVMIMGRKDVKKYTWNLKVQIQVFKVPAVSIQRLGSLNLAVKTLGLELVDSSYYVLSPVFVRDGLDMCIVAWILWPDEERSSNPNLEKVNILADMEVWGIGVDMEGCLQARQMLGRKLRYLEKEAYRLAGMTFSLYSAPDIANVLYGHLKLPIPEGSNKAKQHPSTDKHCLNLLRHEHPIIPVIKEHRSLAKLLNCTLGSICSLARLSIRTQKYMLHGHWLQTSTATGRLSMEEPNLQSVEHMVEFENYKDGDDSNVDRYCINARDFFVPTEDNWLLLAADYSQIELRLMAHFSKDTSLIELLSKSHGDIFTMIAAKWTEKEESTVTSQERDQTKRLVYGILYGMGPNTLSEQLNCSLDDAAEKIQNFKRCFPGVASWLQEAVAYCRQKGYVKTLKGRKRFLAKIKLGNSKERSKAQRQAVNSICQGSAADIIKIAMINIHSQIVGEVNDSDPATVAAKFHMLRGRCRILLQVHDELVLEADPSVIMEAGWLLQMSMERAASLLVPLRVKMKVGRAWGSLEPFLAEQNEQGVLVPSS; encoded by the exons ATGGCGTCTGGTTCCCCTCGGACGCGTATCGATCAG TTTTTTgcttcaaagaagaagaagaaatctctTTCATCATCTTTAAAGCCTGGGAGAGGTGACAAAGATCCAAAAGCTACACTCGAAGCATCTCCTAGTGCCAAGGGGTCTCTAGACAGCTATGTGGTGACTTCCCAAGATGATAATTGTTCCGATATACCGTTGTGCAGAGCTCATGTTTCTTCAGATAGGGAAGGTCTTGTCAAGAGAAGCCTGACACTAGAGATTAGCTCGTTGACCAGCTATGGAAATGGAAACGTCTCGTTGTCAGCCCCTTACCAACCTCAAAATTCTGAGGCCTATGGAAAGGATCAAAAGGAAGGATCCCATGTGACGTCATGCGTTGGTGATATTTCTGATAGAGCTCTTGTCAATTCAGAGTCTGCAGTTGGTGCTGGAAACTCTGAACTTAAGCAGTTTGCAACCGACTTTTTGTCATTGTATTGTAG TGAACGTCCACCAAGTCTAAGTACACCCTTAGAGCCGAAAGTGAGTGCTCATAAAAGACAGGGTAGTCCATCTTTGCTAGTGGTAGAGGATAAATCATCTAAGAAAAGGCATTGCATTGTTGACGGGAACGAGTCCCAGGCCAAGATTGAAGCCACTTGCTATGATGAGAAGGATGAGGAATTGGTAGAGTATGGTGTCATCCCTGAATGTGGAGAAGCATTTATCAAGGGTTCCAGAGGG ATGAATGTAGATACTCATATGGTGGAAATTCATTCGAGCTTGAGAAAATGCAACACAACATTGGCAGCTTCGTTATACAATACTGAATGTGATACACCTGGTCTGACTACCCGAGCCTGTGGAACTCCCAAATCAACCCGTGGAAGCTCCATATTTTCTCCTGGAGAAGCATTTTGGAATGAAGCAATTGAAGTTGCTGATGGTTTTCTTGTGACGAATGATGGCATTTTAGTCCCAGTCGCTGGAGAACTTAGTATTGCAAAGAAACGGAGTGATATAAAGGATACAAAAATTTTGGGAAGTGTGGGGGGTGATGATGCGTCAAACAAAATATTGGATGAGGGTGCAAGTAGAGTCCTCGGTGTTGAAATGAATGCTTCTATGAGGTCAGCCGGTAAGCACGGGAATAGTTTGGATGAAGAAGCATCACCGTTGCCTGTGAAGCACTTCTCCTTCGAGGACAAAAATATGGATGAGGAAACCCTGTATTCTTCTTCAGCTGACAACAATAATGCGCTGATGCACAAACAAGGTAAACAACAGGTACAAGAGTTGCCCCTTGTGAGCGATGCAGCCAAGCAAAAAGTGGGTACTTTGAGGCGAGATCATGAAAGCATCACATCTAGTACACCGTATATTGGCAAAAGAAATTTGTTGCCAAATAGTCAAAACAATGAAGACAGTACTCCATCAAGTTCTGTGCTGCTAAAGAACCATTTAGATCTAAGGCACTGGCTTCCTTCTGAAATATGCAGCACATATGTGAAGAAAGGAATCTCACAGTTGTATTCGTGGCAG GTTGACTGCCTTCAGGTGGATGGCGTTTTAGAAAGAAGAAATCTTGTCTATTGTGCTTCTACTAG TGCTGGTAAAAGTTTCGTTGCTGAAATTTTAATGTTACGGCGAGTCTTATCAACTGGAAAAATGGCACTTCTTGTACTTCCATATGTATCAATTTGTGCAGAAAAG GCAGAGCATCTAGAGGCCCTTTTAGAACCACTTGGCAAGCATGTACGCAGTTATTATGGGAACCAAGGTGGTGGGACTCTTCCAAAAGATACCTCTGTATCTGTCTGCACAATTGAGAAGGCTAACTCTTTAATAAATAGATTGCTAGAAGAGGGTCGTCTTTCAGAAGTTGGGATTATTGTGATAGATGAACTGCACATG GTTGGTGATCAAAGTAGGGGTTATCTATTGGAGCTTATGTTGACAAAGCTTCGTTATGCTGCTGGTGAAGGCAATGGAGAATCTTCTAGTGGAGAAAGTTCGGGTATGAGCAGTGGGAAGAATGACCCTGCTCATGGTCTTCAAATTATTGGTATGAGTGCAACCTTGCCTAACGTGTCTGCTGTTGCTGATTGGCTTCAA GCATCTTTGTACCAGACTGATTTCCGACCAGTTCCGTTAGAGGAATACATTAAAGTTGGAAACAccatttatgacaaaaaaatgGACGTTGTTAGGACAATCTCTAAAACATCTGACCTAAGCGGTAAAGATCCAGATCATATTGTTGAATTGTGCAATGAG GTTGTTCAAGAGGGTAATTCGGTGCTGATATTTTGCTCTAGTCGAAAAGGATGTGAATCTACTGCTAGGCATGTTGCTAAATTCCTCAGGAAATTTCCTGCCAGTGCCCATGACGATAAAAATGAATCCATTGACGTCACTTCAGCTATTGATTCCTTGGGAAGAAGTCCTGCAGGATTAGATCCCATTTTGGAGGAAACTCTTCCTTTCGGCGTGGCATACCATCATGCTGGTCTGACT GTTGAAGAAAGAGAGACTGTTGAGACCTGCTATCGCAGAGGACTTGTACGCGTCTTAACTGCTACATCTACCTTAGCTGCTGGGGTTAACCTACCTGCCAGGAGGGTCATTTTTCGGCAACCCCGGATTGGTCGTGAGTTTATTGATGGAACAAGGTACAGACAGATGGCTGGTCGGGCTGGTCGGACTGGAATAGATACGAAGGGCGAGAGT GTTTTAATTTGCAAACCAGAAGAAgttaaaagaattataaaaattGTTAACGACAGCTGTCCTCCGCTGCATTCTTGTCTCTCTGATGATAAGAATGGGATGACCCATGCAATTTTAGAAGTTGTTGCTGGTGGAATTGTTCAAACTGCTAGTGATATTCATCGATATGTTCGATGTACCCTTCTCAATTCCACAAAGCCATTCGAAGATGTTGTAAAATCAGCTCAGGATTCTCTCAAGTGGCTATGCCACAGGAAATTTCTCGAATGGAATGAAGACACTAAGTTGTACAGCACAACACCTCTTGGACGTGCATCTTTTGGAAGTTCTCTGTGCCCTGAAGAATCACTT ATCGTGCTAGATGATCTTTCAAGGGCCAGAGAAGGATTTGTGCTTGCATCTGATTTGCATTTAGTATACTTGGTAACACCCACCAATGTTGAAGTTGAACCAGATTGGGAATTATATTATGAAAGATTCATGGAATTGTCAGCTCTTGACCAG TCGGTTGGCAATCGAGTTGGAGTGGTAGAACCCTTTTTGATGCGTATGGCCCACCATGGGCCTATGCGCACTGCAAACAGATCAAGGGATAACACTAAAGGGCTGATGGGCAGAGTTGGGATGACAAACCATAATATGCTTTCAGATGAGCAAacacttagaatgtgtaaacgCTTCTATGTTGCTCTCATCTTGTCAAGACTTGTGCAG GAAATACCTGTGGCTGAGGTTTGTGAAGCCTTTAAAGTGGCTCGGGGCATGGTTCAGGCCTTACAAGAAAATGCTGGAAGGTTTGCATCTATGGTCTCTGTATTCTGTGAGAGGCTTGGTTGGCATGACCTGGAAGGCTTGGTTTCGAAGTTCCAAAATCGTGTTTCGTTTGGGGTCCGAGCAGAGATTGTAGAGCTTACTAGTATTCCATTTGTTAAG GGTTCTCGAGCTAGAGCACTTTATAAGGCTGGCCTCCGTACGCCTCAAGCAATAGCTGAAGCATCAGTTTCTGAACTTGTGAAGGCTCTTTTTGAATATTCATCATGGACTGCACAAG AAAATTCAGCACAACGGCGGATACAGTTGAGTGTAGCAAAGAAGATAAAGAATGGGGCACGCAAAATTGTTCTTGATAAAGCTGAAGAGGCTAGGGTTGCTGCCTTCTCAGCTTTTAAATCTCTTGGGCTGGATGTTCCCGAATTTTCTCGACCTCTATCATTAAAGGTTGCTGGTGATGCCATCCGAAAAGAAGCAACTACCTCTTCTGGGGAAGACTCTACAGGTAGCTTTGTTGTTGGTGTTGGTGTCCAGCATACAAAGCATTCATCTAAGTTGATAAGAGATGGATCTGAAAATCTTGATAAACTAAAGCTAGAAGTTGGACAAGAGAAGTCAACAAAAGCTTTTGATGTTCCCTTGGGGATTTCAGATGAAGCGAAATCAGCTGCTATCATGCAAACTAACTTCGGTGCCGAAAATCCTGCAGCTGTTGAAGGGCCTGTTATTCTAGATGAGAAAAATACTACTGTCAACCATATTGGTAATGTAGTCACCTCCTCCTCTGGTCCTTTACTTATAACTGGTAATGAAAACAGGACATTTGACGAATATCATGAACGTGTTGGGCAGGAGCGGCATGACAGAGAAAATGCATGTTTTGTTAGTAAGGAAAATGCTTCTTCTGACAAAGGTCCTGTAAGTGCTGTCAATATTTCTGGTGGATTTGATTCCTTTCTTGATCTTTGGGATACAGCCCAAGAATTCTATTTTGATATTCACTTTAGCAAAAGACCGAAGGGGAATTCCAGTGTCCCTTTTGAAATACACGGCATAGCAATCTGTTGGGAAAATTCTCCAGTGTACTATGTCAATCTTCCCAAGGATCTATTTTGGTTTAAGAGAAGGAATGATACCTTGTCCATGACTATTtctggtgatggtgatggtggtgatgtTTTGGCACCAAAGCATCGGTTTGAACTAGCAATGCAAAGATGGAATAGGATTGTTATGATCATGGGGAGAAAAGATGTGAAGAAGTATACTTGGAACTTAAAAGTTCAGATTCAGGTGTTTAAAGTTCCTGCTGTTTCCATTCAGAGATTAGGTAGCCTGAATCTTGCTGTGAAAACTTTGGGTCTTGAACTTGTTGACAGCTCATACTATGTGTTGTCCCCGGTATTCGTACGGGATGGACTCGACATGTGCATTGTAGCATGGATCTTGTGGCCTGACGAGGAGAGAAGCTCCAACCCCAATCTGGAAAAG GTGAACATTCTTGCGGACATGGAGGTGTGGGGAATAGGTGTTGACATGGAGGGATGCCTTCAGGCCCGTCAAATGTTAGGGAGAAAACTAAGGTATCTTGAGAAGGAAGCTTACAGACTGGCTGGTATGACGTTTTCTTTGTATTCGGCGCCAGATATTGCAAATGTCCTTTATGGGCACCTGAAGCTGCCCATACCTGAAGGTTCCAATAAAGCAAAACAACACCCAAGCACCGACAAGCACTGTTTGAACTTGTTGAG GCATGAGCATCCCATTATTCCGGTCATAAAAGAGCACCGATCTTTGGCAAAGCTATTAAACTGTACCTTGGGATCAATTTGTTCGCTTGCTAGGCTTTCAATTAGGACACAGAAGTACATGCTTCATGGCCATTGGCTCCAAACATCAACAGCAACTGGACGACTTTCAATGGAGGAACCTAATCTTCAG AGTGTCGAGCACATGGTTGAATTCGAAAATTACAAAGATGGAGATGATTCAAATGTAGATCGTTATTGTATAAATGCTCGTGACTTTTTTGTCCCTACTGAG GATAATTGGTTGCTATTAGCTGCAGATTATTCTCAAATAGAACTGAGACTAATGGCTCACTTTTCCAAAGACACTTCGCTAATCGAACTCCTCAGTAAAAGCCATGGTGATATCTTCACCATGATAGCAGCAAAATGGACTGAGAAAGAGGAATCTACTGTTACCTCCCAAGAACGAGATCAAACCAAAAGATTAGTTTATGGCATCCTGTATGGAATGGGTCCTAATACCCTTTCCGAACAACTGAACTGCAGTTTAGATGATGCTGCTgagaaaattcagaattttaaaAGGTGTTTTCCTGGTGTTGCTTCCTGGCTTCAGGAAGCTGTCGCATATTGTCGTCAAAAAGG ATATGTGAAGACCCTTAAAGGAAGAAAGCGTTTCCTAGCAAAAATTAAGCTTGGAAACAGTAAAGAAAGGTCTAAAGCTCAGAGACAAGCTGTCAATTCTATTTGTCAG GGATCTGCTGCTGACATCATCAAAATCGCAATGATCAATATACATTCTCAGATTGTTGGAGAAGTCAACGATTCTGATCCGGCAACAGTTGCAGCAAAATTTCACATGCTTAGGGGCCGCTGCAGAATCCTTTTGCAG GTACATGATGAATTAGTACTGGAAGCAGATCCTTCCGTCATAATGGAAGCTGGGTGGTTGCTTCAAATGAGCATGGAGAGAGCTGCGTCGCTCCTCG TTCCTTTGCGGGTCAAAATGAAGGTTGGGAGAGCATGGGGATCTTTGGAGCCTTTCCTGgctgaacaaaatgaacaaggAGTTTTGGTTCCAAGTTCTTAG